A single genomic interval of Bacillales bacterium harbors:
- a CDS encoding EVE domain-containing protein — MRRERDKHVWFMVASDTAEAFRWEPFLRDKQTTFWWIRRLPRNFKAAAEEDLILCYRSGAVKRGLVGIAEVEQSFNDDGISVRGLCAFKRMIPYEAFKEHPLYLTTEAGRLRNRGTLFSVDRPFAEWVSTVLTANGDWQAARCLTDFIK; from the coding sequence GTGAGACGGGAACGGGACAAGCATGTATGGTTCATGGTGGCCTCCGATACGGCGGAGGCGTTTCGCTGGGAACCGTTTTTGCGGGACAAGCAGACGACGTTTTGGTGGATACGCCGCTTGCCGAGAAATTTTAAAGCGGCCGCTGAAGAGGACTTGATTTTATGTTACCGGAGCGGCGCGGTGAAACGCGGGCTTGTCGGGATCGCCGAAGTTGAACAGTCGTTTAACGACGACGGCATTTCGGTTCGCGGTTTATGCGCATTCAAACGGATGATTCCTTACGAAGCTTTCAAAGAGCATCCGCTGTACTTGACTACGGAAGCGGGCCGCTTGCGGAATCGGGGGACGCTTTTTTCCGTGGATCGCCCTTTTGCCGAATGGGTTTCAACTGTATTGACGGCAAATGGGGATTGGCAAGCTGCTCGTTGTTTAACTGATTTTATAAAATAA